The Christiangramia flava JLT2011 region ATACGGTGATCCCGTGTTGAAAAAGAAAGCGAAGGATATCGATCGTGATTATCCCAAACTGGACGAGCTGATCGATAATATGTGGGATACGATGTACAATGCCTATGGCGTGGGACTGGCCGCTCCGCAAATTGGCCTTCCCATCAGGTTATTTATGATCGATCCGGCTCCTTTCGCGGAAGATGAAGATCTTACTGCGGAAGAACAGGAACAGCTTAAAAATATGCGGAAAGTGTTCATCAACCCCCAGATCATCGAGGAAGAAGGTGAAGAATGGGCTTTTGGCGAAGGATGCCTGAGCATACCGGAGGTGCGCGAAGATGTCTTCCGAAAGCCACAGATCAAGATCGAATATGTTGACGAAAACTGGGAAAAACACGTGGATACTTTTGACGGACTCGCTGCGCGTGTGATCCAGCATGAATACGATCACATCGAAGGAATTCTGTTTACCGATAAACTTTCCAGCCTTAAAAAGCGTTTGATAAAGAACAAACTGGCCAGCATTTCCAAGGGAAAGATCAATGTGGAATACCGCATGCGCTTTCCGAATGCTAAAAAAGGCCGTTAAGATTTTTGAAAATACACAGGGAGAATTGATATTTGCCCTCC contains the following coding sequences:
- the def gene encoding peptide deformylase, with protein sequence MILPIVAYGDPVLKKKAKDIDRDYPKLDELIDNMWDTMYNAYGVGLAAPQIGLPIRLFMIDPAPFAEDEDLTAEEQEQLKNMRKVFINPQIIEEEGEEWAFGEGCLSIPEVREDVFRKPQIKIEYVDENWEKHVDTFDGLAARVIQHEYDHIEGILFTDKLSSLKKRLIKNKLASISKGKINVEYRMRFPNAKKGR